Proteins encoded together in one Larus michahellis chromosome 4, bLarMic1.1, whole genome shotgun sequence window:
- the ZFYVE1 gene encoding zinc finger FYVE domain-containing protein 1 isoform X2 produces the protein MAHSSFFPDEYFTCSSVCLSCGCGCKKSMNHAKEGVPHESRSRCRYSHQYDNRVYTCKACYERGMEVSVVPKTSASTDSPWLGLAKYAWSGYVIECPNCGVVYRSRQYWFGNQDPVNTVVRTEIEHVWPGTDGFLKDNNNAAQRLLDGMNFMAQSVSELSLGPTKAVTSWLTDQIAPSYWRPNSQILSCNKCNMPFKDNDTKHHCRACGEGFCDGCSSKTRPVPERGWGPAPVRVCDNCYENRGIQLDVAELPSDEEGGTLIARKVGEAVQNTLGAVVTAMDIPLGLVKDAARPAYWVPDHEILHCHNCRKEFSIKLSKHHCRACGQGFCDECSHDRRAVPSRGWDHPVRVCFNCNKKPGDL, from the exons ATGGCTCACAGCTCTTTCTTTCCAGATGAATATTTCACATGCTCCTCTGTGTGCCTCAGCTGTGG GTGTGGCTGTAAGAAGAGCATGAACCATGCAAAGGAAGGAGTCCCTCATGAATCCAGAAGTCGATGCAGATATTCTCACCAGTATGATAACAGAGTCTACACGTGCAAA GCCTGTTACGAACGAGGGATGGAGGTCAGCGTGGTGCCAAAAACCTCTGCTTCCACTGACTCCCCTTGGCTGGGCCTTGCCAAGTATGCCTGGTCAGG ATATGTGATTGAGTGCCCCAACTGTGGGGTGGTGTACCGCAGCCGACAGTACTGGTTTGGCAACCAAGATCCTGTGAACACTGTAGTGAGGACAGAAATTGAGCATGTCTGGCCAGGG ACTGATGGATTTCTGAAAGACAACAACAATGCAGCCCAGCGTCTGTTGGATGGGATGAATTTCATGGCACAATCAGTATCTGAACTTAGCCTGGGACCCACAAAAGCTGTGACCTCCTGGTTGACAGACCAGATTGCCCCATCTTACTGGAGACCCAACTCTCAGATCCTG AGTTGTAATAAGTGCAACATGCCTTTTAAAGATAACGACACTAAACATCACTGCCGGGCCTGTGGAGAGGGCTTCTGTGATGGCTGTTCTTCCAAGACCCGTCCAGTGCCTGAACGAGGCTGGGGACCAGCACCAGTGCGCGTGTGTGACAACTGCTATGAAAACAGGGGCATCCAGTTAG ATGTGGCTGAGCTGCCTTCAGATGAGGAAGGGGGGACGCTTATTGCCAGGAAGGTGGGGGAAGCTGTGCAGAACACGCTTGGAGCAGTGGTGACAGCCATGGACATTCCCTTAG GTCTGGTAAAAGATGCTGCCCGACCTGCATACTGGGTACCAGACCATGAAATCCTGCATTGCCACAACTGCCGGAAAGAATTCAGTATCAAACTCTCCAAACACCACTGTCGGGCCTGTGGCCAGGGATTCTGTGACGAGTGCTCACACGACCGCAGAGCGGTTCCCTCTCGTGGATGGGATCACCCAGTCCGAGTTTGCTTTAACTGCAATAAAAAGCCTGGTGACCTTTAA
- the DCAF4 gene encoding DDB1- and CUL4-associated factor 4 isoform X1: protein MKRNYKRGKEKHAWSNRKHSYRSHQYRRPSHNNRIERLEQGEPQTPVNADPSSSGDPSSSSLTQNSAVPELPGFYYDSEKNRYFRLLPGHNNYNPLTKESIQYKAMERERLRLLEEEEKQKKKTTRAGLNSSILLQKRQLGLLSSTSYCRMVHELKVNCMQRRKVEIHSPDSSVAGTNNFKIIVADAACERIFTVNDVEHGGCKYGIINLSGLGKDSLTVEMYDNLYFTNRKVNSVCWASLTHPDSHVLLCLMGIAETPGCASLLPASLFSSTNPGDRPGMLCSFTISTAWSCAWCLNPQADNCFSTGLTRRVLVTNVVTGHRQTFGTSSDVLAQQFATQTPVLYNGCRSGEIFSIDVRQRSRKGQSWKAIRLFHDSAVTSIRLLEAEHYLMAADMAGKIKLWDLRTAKCVKQYKGHHNEYAILPVHVNEEEGLLTAVGQDCYTRIWSLQDAHLLRTIPSPYPSSKDAIPSVVFSSRLGGSRGVPGLLMAVKQDLYHFSYN, encoded by the exons atgaagagaaattaCAAGCGGGGCAAAGAAAAGCATGCATGGAGCAATCGCAAGCACAGCTACCGTTCCCATCAGTACAGAAGACCCAGTCACAATAACCGTATTGAAAG GCTGGAACAGGGGGAACCACAGACCCCAGTGAATGCAGACCCCAGCAGCAGTGGAGATCCTTCTTCATCCAGTTTAACGCAGAACTCTGCAGTACCAG aacTGCCAGGATTTTACTATGACTCAGAAAAGAACCGCTATTTTCGCCTACTGCCTGGACACAATAACTACAACCCACTCACCAAGGAGAGCATTCAGTACAAGGCAATGGAACGTGAAAGACTGAGACTcttagaagaggaagaaaaacaaaagaag AAAACAACAAGGGCTGGACTGAACTCATCTATACTGTTACAGAAAAGGCAGCTGGGTTTGCTCAGCTCCACAAGTTATTGCAG GATGGTCCATGAACTAAAAGTGAACTGCATGCAGAGGAGGAAGGTAGAAATTCACAGTCCAGATTCCTCAGTTGCTGGaaccaacaattttaaaataattgtg gcagATGCTGCTTGTGAGCGGATATTCACTGTGAATGACGTAGAGCATGGAGGATGTAAATATGGTATCATCAACCTCAGTGGTTTGGGAAAGGACTCTCTCACTGTGGAGATGTACGACAACCTCTACTTCACAAACCGCAAA GTGAATTCTGTATGCTGGGCATCATTGACTCATCCAGATTCTCATGTTTT GCTGTGTCTCATGGGAATTGCAGAAACACCAGGCTGTGCCAGTCTGCTTCCAGCATCATTGTTCAGCAGCACTAACCCAG GAGATCGACCTGGAATGCTGTGCAGCTTCACGATATCCACTGCCTGGTCCTGTGCTTGGTGCCTGAATCCCCAAGCAGACAACTGTTTCAGCACAG GCCTGACACGACGAGTTCTTGTGACCAATGTAGTCACAGGGCATCGACAGACATTTGGAACCAGTAGCGATGTGCTGGCACAACAGTTTGCCACACAG ACCCCAGTGCTGTACAATGGCTGCCGTTCAGGTGAGATTTTCAGCATTGATGTGCGTCAACGCAGCCGAAAGGGCCAGAGCTGGAAAGCAATTCGTCTCTTCCATGACTCAGCAGTTACATCTATTCGCCTTCTTGAGGCTGAACATTATCTTATGGCAGCAGATATGGCTGGAAAG ATAAAACTGTGGGACCTGAGAACAGCAAAGTGTGTGAAACAGTACAAAGGTCATCACAATGAATATGCTATTCTCCCTGTGCATGTAAATGAGGAGGAAGGGCTTCTTACAGCAG TTGGTCAGGATTGCTACACCAGAATTTGGAGTCTCCAAGACGCCCATCTGCTTAGGACCATCCCTTCTCCTTACCCATCCTCCAAAGATGCCATTCCCAGTGTGGTGTTTTCTTCAAGACTTGGGGGTAGCAGAGGAGTTCCTGGCTTACTCATGGCTGTCAAACAGGATCTCTACCACTTCTCCTATAACTGA
- the DCAF4 gene encoding DDB1- and CUL4-associated factor 4 isoform X2, whose translation MERERLRLLEEEEKQKKKTTRAGLNSSILLQKRQLGLLSSTSYCRMVHELKVNCMQRRKVEIHSPDSSVAGTNNFKIIVADAACERIFTVNDVEHGGCKYGIINLSGLGKDSLTVEMYDNLYFTNRKVNSVCWASLTHPDSHVLLCLMGIAETPGCASLLPASLFSSTNPGDRPGMLCSFTISTAWSCAWCLNPQADNCFSTGLTRRVLVTNVVTGHRQTFGTSSDVLAQQFATQTPVLYNGCRSGEIFSIDVRQRSRKGQSWKAIRLFHDSAVTSIRLLEAEHYLMAADMAGKIKLWDLRTAKCVKQYKGHHNEYAILPVHVNEEEGLLTAVGQDCYTRIWSLQDAHLLRTIPSPYPSSKDAIPSVVFSSRLGGSRGVPGLLMAVKQDLYHFSYN comes from the exons ATGGAACGTGAAAGACTGAGACTcttagaagaggaagaaaaacaaaagaag AAAACAACAAGGGCTGGACTGAACTCATCTATACTGTTACAGAAAAGGCAGCTGGGTTTGCTCAGCTCCACAAGTTATTGCAG GATGGTCCATGAACTAAAAGTGAACTGCATGCAGAGGAGGAAGGTAGAAATTCACAGTCCAGATTCCTCAGTTGCTGGaaccaacaattttaaaataattgtg gcagATGCTGCTTGTGAGCGGATATTCACTGTGAATGACGTAGAGCATGGAGGATGTAAATATGGTATCATCAACCTCAGTGGTTTGGGAAAGGACTCTCTCACTGTGGAGATGTACGACAACCTCTACTTCACAAACCGCAAA GTGAATTCTGTATGCTGGGCATCATTGACTCATCCAGATTCTCATGTTTT GCTGTGTCTCATGGGAATTGCAGAAACACCAGGCTGTGCCAGTCTGCTTCCAGCATCATTGTTCAGCAGCACTAACCCAG GAGATCGACCTGGAATGCTGTGCAGCTTCACGATATCCACTGCCTGGTCCTGTGCTTGGTGCCTGAATCCCCAAGCAGACAACTGTTTCAGCACAG GCCTGACACGACGAGTTCTTGTGACCAATGTAGTCACAGGGCATCGACAGACATTTGGAACCAGTAGCGATGTGCTGGCACAACAGTTTGCCACACAG ACCCCAGTGCTGTACAATGGCTGCCGTTCAGGTGAGATTTTCAGCATTGATGTGCGTCAACGCAGCCGAAAGGGCCAGAGCTGGAAAGCAATTCGTCTCTTCCATGACTCAGCAGTTACATCTATTCGCCTTCTTGAGGCTGAACATTATCTTATGGCAGCAGATATGGCTGGAAAG ATAAAACTGTGGGACCTGAGAACAGCAAAGTGTGTGAAACAGTACAAAGGTCATCACAATGAATATGCTATTCTCCCTGTGCATGTAAATGAGGAGGAAGGGCTTCTTACAGCAG TTGGTCAGGATTGCTACACCAGAATTTGGAGTCTCCAAGACGCCCATCTGCTTAGGACCATCCCTTCTCCTTACCCATCCTCCAAAGATGCCATTCCCAGTGTGGTGTTTTCTTCAAGACTTGGGGGTAGCAGAGGAGTTCCTGGCTTACTCATGGCTGTCAAACAGGATCTCTACCACTTCTCCTATAACTGA